The stretch of DNA GTGCAACTCGTGCTGTTAACGTATCTGAAACAAATTTAAAAGACGTAATGAATGACTTAGGCATGACTGAAGGTTTTGATATTGGCCTTGAGATGTCTGGCGTACCTAGTGCATTCAGCTCAATGCTTAACAGCATGAACCACGGTGGTAAAATTGCCATGTTAGGTATTCCACCTGCGAGTATGGCCGTTGATTGGAATCAGGTTATTTTTAAAGGCCTAATCATTAAAGGCATATATGGCCGTGAAATGTTTGAGACTTGGTACAAAATGGCGAGTCTTATCCAGTCTGGTTTAGACATTTCACCAATGATCACGCACCAGTTTCACGTTGATGACTTCCAAAAAGGCTTTGATACCATGGGTTCAGGGCAATCAGGTAAAGTTATCTTAAACTGGGATTAACCAAAGCTAGCTGAGAAGGAATTTAGTAATGTCAGACTTAAAAACGAAACAAACAGAGGCAAGCCCCTCAACGTTTATAAGCTCGATTAGCGATGATAAAAAGCGTTCAGACGCTAATACGCTTTTAACGATTATGTCTGACATTACTCAACAACCACCCGCTATGTGGGGCGATAGCCTCATTGGTTTTGGTCTCTATAAGTACCAATACGCAAGTGGCCGTAAAGGCGAATGGTTTAGAGTTGGTTTTTCTCCTAGAAAACAGAATATTACCTTATATATTATGAATGGGTTTAGCCAATACCAACACCTGCTGGAGCGACTCGGCAAACACAAAACAGGTAAATCTTGCCTGTACATAAGTAAATTAGAAGATATTGATGTCGATGTGTTAAAACAAATGATCGCACTTTCATATCAAGCTCGCTTTGATAGCGAAATTTAACACTATCCCCGCCCAAAGGACTTTACATGTTTAGCAACGAACAACTTGATATTGATTTTCTTCCAGACTTTAATGTTGTTGATTATCAAATGATGGACCCTAAATCTCCTATAGAGCAGCTCATTGGATGGTTAATCACTTTTTTCATTGTTGCAGCCGTGTTAGTGACAGGCTGGCTAGTTCTTGGCATACCTAACGATATCATTTTGTACATTACTGGCGCTTTTGCTGCCGTTATAGTCTGGGTCGTTTACTATATTTTCGCGAGTCACAAACAAAGAGGCATTGCCCTCAGAGAACAAGATATTTTGTATCGTCGGGGGCTTATTTGGCGAACCACAACAATTATCCCTTTTAATCGTATACAACATATAGAAACACAACGTGGTATTTTTGAACGTAAACTGGGGTTAGCAACAATAAAAATATTTAGTGCTGGCGGACTTTCTTCAGACCTAGTTATCCATGGGTTAAGCGTTTACAGAGCATCACAGATAAGACAGCTCATTTTAGAAAAGGCAAATTCGGAAGCATTTAATAATGACTAATGTAATAGTCGATTCTACAAACAAAAGTGAATCTGATTGGCAACGCTTGTCGCCCTTTTCTATTGTGTTCTTTATTTTTAATTTTACGATTCGCTTTATAAAAGACGGCATTATTAACTTAGCACCCGCGCTCGCTATTTTCATCACTCAAGTTGAAGACAAACTATTTTGGTTGGGCATAGCAGGTATAATATTTGTGATTGGCCTCATTATTTACTCTATTCTTTACTATCAGAATTTTCGTTACCGCGTAACGGAAGGCCAAGTTATTCTTCGCCGAGGCATATTAAATAAAGAACGCACTACCTTAGCCTTTGAAAAAGTACAAAATGTGAATCTTGCTACACCATTTTATTTTGAGCCATTAAAGTTAGTTAATTGCATTTTCGACTCGGCAGGCTCGGCACAGAAAGAGATAAGTCTTCCCGGTATTTCTATTGATTATGCTGAAACTGTTCGAGCAGATATATTCAGCTACAAACAGAAGCTATCCACAGTTGAGTCTAATGACGACATTAATGAAGCAAACGAGCAAAGTGATGCTTTTACTTCGTCAGACCCTCTAATTAAGTTATCACTTGGTGAAATTGCTCGATTTGGTTTGTCGTCAAATATGACCTTTATTTTGCTAGCCGTATTAGCACCATTTATGGACTCAATCGTTGACTTTGCAAAGGCTTCAATCGTTCCCAACATTGTCAGCTTGTTAGATGTTCTCTTCCCTCAAAGCCCGTTATTAAATGTCTTTGCCACCCTATTTTTTGTCACCGTTGTCATTTTATTTGCCGTATTGTTATCAGTACTTTCCTCTATTGTTCAGTTTTATAATTTTGAATTATTTGACGAAGGCAAACAACTAAAGCGAACTGCTGGGTTATTTGAAAAGCATCAAATTTCAATTGCTAAACATCGAGTTCAAGCAATTTCTATCAAGCAAAATTGGGTATTCAAGCTACTACGACGCGTCACTATGCAATTTCATCAGTTGGCCATTGCCCACGGCCAAAATGCGAAGAATAAAAACAATCTGTCAATTCCAACATTATCTCCTGACGCTTGGCATAGTGTTGTTCATACAACATACGAAAATTTAGATGCCGAGCAGATTAGCTTTATAGGTATAAGCACTAGATATCTATCTCACTGTATCGCGGTATTCTGGCTCGCACCATTAACCGTAGCAGCGCTACTACTTATGCACCTTGATACGTCTTGGATTTGGCTAATTGCCTGTACACCTGTAGGTGGTTTGCTGGTATATCTCCGTTGGCGACGTTTTGGGTTGTGGTTTAATGACGATTATGTCGCAATAAGAAGTGGCTTTATCGGTCAAAAAATATCTATTATTCCGCTTTATAAAATTCAGAATATTGGGCAAGTTCAAACGCCGATGTTACGTAGGAATAATTTAGCAAGCGTTGTACTACAACTACCTTATGGAAAAGAGACAATACCTTTTCTTCCAAAAAGAAAAGCGCGTGCCTTCTTAAACTTATGTGCTTATAAAATGGAAAGCAGTACTAAGCACTGGCTTTAATCGCGCCAGAATGCCGGTGTAAATAGAACTAACAAAGTGAATACTTCTAAGCGCCCAAATACCATGGCTAGCATTAGAACCCATTTGCCAGTATCTGTAACACTAGAGTAGTTTTGTGCAACTTCACCAAGACCAGGGCCTAAGTTATTTAGGCTCGCTGCCGTCGCTGTAAATGCCGATAAGTTGTCCAAACCCGTTCCAACCAACGCCAGCATTATTAATACAAACACTAAAGTGTAAGCAGAGAAAAAGCCCCAAACAGCTTCAACAACACGATCCGGCAGTGCTT from Psychrosphaera aestuarii encodes:
- a CDS encoding DUF1801 domain-containing protein, with protein sequence MSDLKTKQTEASPSTFISSISDDKKRSDANTLLTIMSDITQQPPAMWGDSLIGFGLYKYQYASGRKGEWFRVGFSPRKQNITLYIMNGFSQYQHLLERLGKHKTGKSCLYISKLEDIDVDVLKQMIALSYQARFDSEI
- a CDS encoding PH domain-containing protein — its product is MFSNEQLDIDFLPDFNVVDYQMMDPKSPIEQLIGWLITFFIVAAVLVTGWLVLGIPNDIILYITGAFAAVIVWVVYYIFASHKQRGIALREQDILYRRGLIWRTTTIIPFNRIQHIETQRGIFERKLGLATIKIFSAGGLSSDLVIHGLSVYRASQIRQLILEKANSEAFNND
- a CDS encoding PH domain-containing protein — translated: MTNVIVDSTNKSESDWQRLSPFSIVFFIFNFTIRFIKDGIINLAPALAIFITQVEDKLFWLGIAGIIFVIGLIIYSILYYQNFRYRVTEGQVILRRGILNKERTTLAFEKVQNVNLATPFYFEPLKLVNCIFDSAGSAQKEISLPGISIDYAETVRADIFSYKQKLSTVESNDDINEANEQSDAFTSSDPLIKLSLGEIARFGLSSNMTFILLAVLAPFMDSIVDFAKASIVPNIVSLLDVLFPQSPLLNVFATLFFVTVVILFAVLLSVLSSIVQFYNFELFDEGKQLKRTAGLFEKHQISIAKHRVQAISIKQNWVFKLLRRVTMQFHQLAIAHGQNAKNKNNLSIPTLSPDAWHSVVHTTYENLDAEQISFIGISTRYLSHCIAVFWLAPLTVAALLLMHLDTSWIWLIACTPVGGLLVYLRWRRFGLWFNDDYVAIRSGFIGQKISIIPLYKIQNIGQVQTPMLRRNNLASVVLQLPYGKETIPFLPKRKARAFLNLCAYKMESSTKHWL